From the genome of uncultured Pseudodesulfovibrio sp., one region includes:
- a CDS encoding (deoxy)nucleoside triphosphate pyrophosphohydrolase yields the protein MTKPVLEVVAGIVWSDGLYLAVRRPEGGPMAGWWEFPGGKVEQGETRERALVREFSEELDVIPEEFSYWRDLRHDYDDFSVHLHFYHITKYSGELKSMEGQEMTWVDARKPVSLDFLPADIVIVEALHS from the coding sequence ATGACCAAGCCTGTCCTGGAGGTCGTGGCGGGCATTGTCTGGAGTGACGGTCTGTATCTGGCCGTTCGGCGGCCCGAAGGCGGCCCCATGGCAGGATGGTGGGAATTCCCGGGCGGCAAAGTGGAGCAGGGCGAGACGCGCGAGCGTGCTCTGGTCCGCGAGTTTAGCGAGGAGCTGGACGTCATACCGGAGGAGTTCTCCTACTGGCGGGACCTGCGTCATGACTATGACGATTTTTCCGTTCATCTCCATTTCTATCATATCACAAAATATTCCGGTGAGTTAAAAAGCATGGAAGGGCAGGAGATGACCTGGGTTGACGCCAGGAAACCTGTCTCTCTCGACTTCCTGCCCGCCGATATCGTCATCGTCGAAGCCCTCCATAGCTGA
- a CDS encoding ATP-binding cassette domain-containing protein, with translation MSRITVQSLEKSYGGEPIFSDVAFEVSPGMRLALTGPNGCGKSTLLKVLAGEIEPDGGQVTVTKGARVGYVAQEMTGEILEQQLLAWVLSALPSWNEFWEEWEKAVHEEDNARIEKLSHRQAEFEERYGYNPDHKARAILTGLGFAEDDLLKRIGELSGGWRERAKLGRVLLQGADVLLLDEPTNHLDLEAVEWLEDYLLNFRGTLAFVVHDRIFLNRVGTHVLFLGGAKPLLRKGSFDEFLAWDEENREQRRKEADKLSARIDNEYKYINKFRVKARKAAQAQSKLKKVEKLEQELNQIKQVQASHHRGRSLNFRLPEPKRGDKVALSVVDLEFHYEGGQSVWPALNFQLFRGKKVAVVAPNGAGKSTLLKLVAGSLTPSAGHVKIGPGTEMGYFSQHQHEILNLDNSVIGESRRLSSPGLTEEQVMSVLGLFLLGEPYFERKVKALSGGEKSRLLLATLFLAKANLLVLDEPTNHLDIETREGLIRALQDYEGTLLFVAHDRYLLNEVAEEVWSLDENGLTQHVGGFEEFHARQKQEEACRNDQAACDAEEALEKRKLTKEEKRRQAEERNRLYRELKPLKKKYDKLEADLEKVLDEQAGLEEKMNDPATYEKPEQALKLNAAYKDASEWAETLMEQMAELEARMEAISGDQGAA, from the coding sequence ATGTCGCGCATTACAGTTCAGAGTCTCGAAAAGTCCTACGGCGGCGAGCCGATTTTTTCCGACGTGGCCTTCGAGGTCTCGCCGGGCATGCGTCTGGCCCTGACCGGCCCCAACGGTTGCGGCAAAAGTACGCTGCTCAAGGTCTTGGCCGGGGAGATCGAACCCGACGGCGGCCAGGTCACGGTGACCAAGGGTGCCCGTGTGGGCTATGTGGCCCAGGAAATGACAGGCGAGATTCTGGAGCAGCAGCTCCTGGCCTGGGTGCTTTCCGCGCTGCCCTCCTGGAACGAGTTCTGGGAAGAGTGGGAGAAGGCCGTGCACGAGGAAGACAATGCTCGCATCGAAAAATTGTCTCACCGACAGGCAGAATTTGAAGAGCGTTACGGCTACAATCCGGACCATAAGGCGCGGGCCATCCTGACGGGCCTGGGCTTTGCCGAGGACGATCTGCTCAAGCGCATAGGCGAGCTGTCCGGCGGCTGGCGCGAGCGGGCCAAGCTCGGGCGGGTCCTGTTGCAGGGCGCGGACGTGCTCCTGCTCGACGAGCCCACCAACCACCTTGATCTGGAGGCCGTGGAGTGGCTGGAAGATTATCTGCTCAATTTCAGGGGCACGCTCGCCTTCGTGGTGCATGACCGGATCTTTCTGAATCGCGTGGGTACCCATGTCCTCTTCCTGGGGGGCGCGAAACCCTTGTTGCGCAAGGGCTCCTTTGACGAGTTCCTGGCCTGGGATGAGGAAAACAGGGAGCAGCGGCGCAAGGAAGCGGACAAGCTGTCTGCCCGGATCGACAACGAATATAAGTACATCAACAAATTTCGGGTCAAGGCGCGCAAGGCGGCCCAGGCCCAGAGCAAGCTCAAGAAGGTGGAAAAGCTCGAACAGGAGCTTAACCAGATCAAGCAGGTCCAGGCTTCTCACCACCGGGGCAGGAGCCTCAATTTCCGTTTGCCCGAACCCAAGCGGGGCGACAAGGTCGCTTTGTCCGTCGTCGATCTGGAGTTCCATTATGAAGGGGGCCAGTCAGTTTGGCCCGCTCTCAATTTTCAGCTCTTTCGGGGCAAGAAGGTGGCTGTTGTCGCGCCCAACGGCGCGGGTAAATCGACGCTGCTCAAGCTCGTTGCGGGTTCGCTGACGCCCTCCGCGGGACACGTCAAGATCGGCCCTGGTACCGAGATGGGCTATTTCAGCCAGCATCAGCATGAGATCCTCAATCTGGACAATTCGGTCATCGGCGAGAGCCGGCGTTTGTCCAGCCCGGGACTGACCGAGGAACAGGTCATGAGCGTGCTCGGCCTGTTCTTGCTGGGCGAGCCGTATTTCGAGCGCAAGGTCAAGGCGTTGTCCGGCGGCGAAAAATCCCGTCTGCTCCTGGCCACGTTGTTCCTGGCCAAGGCAAACCTGCTGGTTTTGGACGAACCTACCAACCACCTGGACATTGAGACACGCGAAGGCCTCATCAGAGCTCTTCAGGATTACGAAGGCACGCTGCTCTTCGTGGCCCATGACCGCTACCTGTTGAACGAGGTTGCCGAGGAAGTCTGGTCACTGGACGAAAACGGTCTGACTCAGCATGTGGGCGGTTTCGAGGAATTTCATGCCCGCCAGAAGCAGGAAGAAGCGTGTCGCAACGACCAGGCCGCCTGCGATGCGGAAGAGGCTCTGGAAAAGCGCAAGCTGACCAAAGAGGAAAAGCGCCGTCAGGCCGAGGAACGCAATCGCCTCTACCGCGAACTCAAGCCGCTGAAGAAAAAGTACGACAAGCTCGAGGCGGACCTTGAAAAGGTCCTCGACGAGCAGGCCGGGCTGGAAGAGAAGATGAACGATCCCGCGACCTATGAAAAACCCGAGCAGGCCTTGAAACTTAATGCCGCTTACAAGGACGCCTCCGAGTGGGCTGAGACGCTCATGGAGCAGATGGCTGAATTGGAAGCCCGCATGGAAGCGATCAGCGGCGACCAGGGGGCGGCATGA
- a CDS encoding GIY-YIG nuclease family protein — MQTWHVYLLRCADKSLYCGITNNLDKRVAAHNAGTASKYTRAHLPVSLAASVEVESKSEALKLELAIKKLPARQKIDRLLDHATSGHDTTG; from the coding sequence ATGCAGACATGGCACGTTTATCTTCTTCGCTGTGCGGACAAAAGCCTTTATTGCGGCATCACCAACAACCTGGACAAACGTGTCGCGGCGCATAATGCCGGGACCGCCTCCAAGTACACCCGGGCACACCTCCCGGTATCCCTGGCGGCAAGCGTGGAGGTAGAGAGCAAAAGTGAAGCCCTGAAGCTGGAACTGGCCATCAAGAAACTGCCCGCGAGACAGAAGATAGATCGGCTCCTGGACCACGCCACCTCAGGACACGACACCACGGGATAA
- the leuB gene encoding 3-isopropylmalate dehydrogenase translates to MKICVLPGDGIGPEIVTQALRVLDKVAEKYGRTFETTEALIGGSAIDAEGEPLPAETVAKCREADAVLLGAVGGPQWDTIDPSIRPEKGLLGIRKELGLFANVRPAKLFQQLSDACYLRPDIVARGLDVMVVRELTGGIYFGEPRFDGEKDGERFGFNTMTYFEHEIRRIAKVAFEAARKRSGRVCSVDKANVLDVSRVWREIVIDEHKNYQDVELSHMYVDNAAMQLVRDPSQFDVIVTGNLFGDILSDEAAAITGSIGMLPSASLGASNPGLFEPIHGSAPDIAGKDLANPLATILSVSMMLRHAFDMGEEADCIEQAVEKTLEQGYRTGDIVKEGGKAVGCTAMADAVLANM, encoded by the coding sequence ATGAAGATATGTGTATTGCCCGGTGACGGGATCGGCCCGGAGATCGTGACCCAGGCCCTGCGGGTTCTGGACAAGGTGGCCGAAAAGTATGGCCGCACCTTTGAAACGACCGAAGCGTTGATCGGCGGTAGCGCCATTGATGCCGAAGGCGAGCCCCTGCCCGCCGAGACCGTGGCCAAATGCCGCGAAGCGGACGCCGTGCTTTTGGGCGCCGTTGGCGGTCCCCAGTGGGATACCATCGACCCGTCCATCCGTCCGGAGAAGGGCCTTCTCGGTATCCGCAAGGAACTGGGCCTGTTCGCCAACGTGCGTCCGGCCAAGCTGTTCCAGCAGTTGTCCGACGCCTGTTACCTGCGTCCGGACATCGTGGCTCGCGGCCTGGACGTCATGGTCGTGCGCGAGCTGACCGGCGGTATCTACTTCGGTGAGCCGCGTTTTGACGGCGAGAAGGACGGCGAGCGCTTCGGCTTCAACACCATGACCTACTTCGAGCACGAGATCAGGCGCATCGCCAAGGTGGCCTTCGAGGCTGCCCGCAAGCGTTCCGGCCGTGTCTGTTCCGTGGACAAGGCCAACGTGCTGGATGTGTCCCGCGTATGGCGTGAGATCGTCATTGACGAGCACAAGAACTACCAGGACGTGGAACTGTCGCACATGTACGTGGACAACGCGGCCATGCAGCTGGTGCGCGATCCGTCCCAGTTCGACGTGATCGTTACCGGCAACCTGTTCGGCGACATTCTGTCGGACGAAGCCGCTGCCATCACCGGCTCCATCGGCATGCTGCCGTCGGCGTCCCTGGGCGCGTCCAATCCGGGCCTGTTCGAGCCCATTCATGGTTCGGCCCCGGACATCGCGGGCAAGGACCTGGCCAACCCCCTGGCTACGATTCTGTCCGTGTCCATGATGCTGCGCCATGCCTTTGACATGGGCGAGGAGGCGGACTGCATCGAGCAGGCCGTTGAAAAGACCCTGGAGCAGGGTTACCGCACCGGCGACATCGTCAAAGAGGGCGGTAAGGCCGTTGGCTGCACCGCCATGGCCGATGCCGTGCTGGCGAATATGTAG
- the leuD gene encoding 3-isopropylmalate dehydratase small subunit (catalyzes the isomerization between 2-isopropylmalate and 3-isopropylmalate in leucine biosynthesis), which produces MKVTGTAHKVGDHIDTDAIIPARFLVTTDAKELGANCMEGLEAGWVKRVKENDVMVGGVNFGCGSSREHAPISILGAGIPVVLAHSFARIFYRNGFNMGLVLLEIGDDIDKFSDTDEIEVDTASGVIKNLTTGATVQAAPVPPFMQEILNAGGLVEYAKKKLA; this is translated from the coding sequence ATGAAAGTAACCGGAACCGCTCACAAAGTGGGCGACCATATCGATACGGACGCCATCATCCCGGCCCGCTTCCTGGTGACTACCGACGCCAAGGAACTGGGTGCCAACTGCATGGAAGGCCTGGAGGCCGGATGGGTCAAGCGCGTCAAGGAAAACGACGTCATGGTCGGCGGCGTGAACTTCGGCTGCGGCTCGTCCCGCGAACATGCCCCCATCTCCATCCTGGGCGCGGGTATTCCCGTTGTCCTGGCCCACAGCTTTGCGCGTATCTTTTACCGCAACGGCTTTAACATGGGTCTGGTCCTGCTCGAGATCGGCGACGACATCGACAAGTTCAGCGACACCGATGAGATCGAGGTGGACACCGCCTCCGGCGTCATCAAGAACCTGACCACTGGCGCGACCGTGCAGGCCGCTCCGGTCCCTCCGTTCATGCAGGAAATCCTGAACGCGGGCGGACTGGTCGAGTACGCCAAGAAAAAATTGGCCTAA
- the leuC gene encoding 3-isopropylmalate dehydratase large subunit produces MGQTLAEKILQNHTDEQVTGAGQIVQCKVDMVLANDITAPLAIKSFKAMGATKVFDQDKVSLVCDHFTPNKDIDSAEQVKVVRDFAEEMGVTHYYECGEVGVEHALLPEKGIVGPGYVVIGADSHTCTYGGLGAFATGMGSTDVGAGMALGETWFKVPPTIRVNLTGIPGKYVGPKDFVLNQIGILGVSGALYKALEYGGEVVDNMTIEGRMTIANMAIEAGGKVGLFPVDQKTLDYSHNAGFKGGELMTPDADAVYERVVDIDVTGMAPQVACPHLPDNVKPVDETAGLKIHQAVIGSCTNGRIEDMRQAAEVLKGRKVDPKVRCIILPATPSIWKACMQEGLMEIFMDAGCIVGPPTCGPCLGGHMGILAGGERAISTTNRNFKGRMGSLESEVFLSNPAVAAASAVAGEIINPAKL; encoded by the coding sequence ATGGGTCAGACCTTAGCTGAAAAAATTCTGCAGAACCATACGGACGAGCAGGTCACCGGTGCTGGGCAGATCGTCCAGTGCAAGGTGGATATGGTCCTTGCCAACGACATCACCGCCCCCCTGGCGATCAAGTCCTTCAAGGCCATGGGCGCGACGAAAGTCTTCGACCAGGACAAGGTTTCCCTGGTCTGCGACCACTTTACCCCGAACAAGGACATTGATTCCGCTGAGCAGGTCAAGGTCGTGCGCGACTTTGCCGAGGAAATGGGCGTGACCCATTATTACGAGTGCGGCGAGGTTGGCGTGGAGCACGCTCTGTTGCCCGAGAAGGGCATTGTTGGCCCTGGTTACGTGGTCATCGGCGCGGACTCCCATACCTGCACCTACGGCGGTCTGGGCGCGTTTGCCACGGGCATGGGCTCCACCGACGTCGGTGCGGGCATGGCTCTGGGCGAGACCTGGTTCAAGGTGCCGCCGACCATCCGCGTGAATCTGACCGGCATTCCCGGCAAGTACGTCGGCCCCAAGGACTTCGTGCTCAATCAGATCGGTATCCTCGGCGTGTCCGGTGCGCTGTACAAGGCGCTTGAATACGGTGGGGAGGTGGTCGACAACATGACCATCGAAGGCCGCATGACCATCGCCAACATGGCCATTGAGGCAGGCGGCAAGGTCGGCCTGTTCCCGGTGGACCAGAAGACCCTGGACTATTCGCACAACGCCGGGTTCAAGGGCGGCGAACTGATGACCCCGGACGCTGACGCCGTGTACGAGCGCGTGGTCGACATCGACGTCACCGGCATGGCTCCCCAGGTGGCCTGTCCGCATCTGCCCGACAACGTCAAGCCCGTTGACGAGACGGCCGGTCTCAAGATCCACCAGGCTGTCATCGGCTCCTGCACCAACGGCCGTATCGAGGACATGCGTCAGGCCGCCGAAGTGCTCAAGGGCCGCAAGGTCGATCCCAAGGTGCGTTGCATCATCCTGCCCGCCACTCCGTCCATCTGGAAGGCATGCATGCAGGAAGGGCTGATGGAGATCTTCATGGACGCCGGCTGCATCGTGGGACCGCCCACCTGTGGTCCCTGCCTGGGTGGCCACATGGGCATCCTGGCCGGCGGCGAGCGCGCCATCTCCACTACCAACCGGAACTTCAAGGGCCGCATGGGCTCCCTGGAATCCGAGGTCTTCCTGTCCAACCCCGCCGTGGCCGCCGCATCCGCCGTGGCCGGCGAGATCATCAACCCCGCCAAGCTGTAG
- a CDS encoding 2-isopropylmalate synthase produces the protein MAERVYVFDTTLRDGEQSPGATMNLDEKIRMARQLETLGVDIIEAGFPIASQGDFEAVQAIAAAVEKPQIAGLCRAVNGDIDRCWEAIKDAKHPRIHVFLATSEIHMKHKLGKTADEVIVMIDKAVRHACQYTKNVEFSAEDASRSDWDFLVKVCETAIEAGACVVNIPDTVGYTQPFEYYELIKYLMDNVKNVDKAIISVHCHNDLGSAVANSLAAVRAGARQVECTVLGIGERAGNAALEDLVMALNTRKELYGVETGIVTEQIFPSCRRLSQIIGMPIPPNKAIVGANAFAHESGVHQDGVLKNRLTYEIMTPASIGLTNNEIVIGKHSGSHAVRKKAEELGYSLDDEQVNVLFKAVKDLADKKEQVFDEDVEALILESVYRRKDRFRLVDMSVFSGTGDVPPHAATVMEFGAEGEAEIKRTSNFGEGSVDAVFQSIYSLVGVSPKLESYTVNAVTEGSDALAGVAVRIEHGGVKAVGRANDGDVVKASALAMVNALNRLEKAKEEK, from the coding sequence ATGGCAGAAAGAGTGTATGTATTTGATACCACCTTGCGTGACGGTGAACAGTCTCCCGGCGCTACCATGAACCTGGACGAGAAGATCCGCATGGCCCGCCAGCTCGAGACCCTGGGCGTGGACATCATCGAAGCGGGCTTCCCCATCGCCAGCCAGGGCGACTTCGAGGCAGTCCAGGCCATCGCCGCGGCTGTCGAGAAACCGCAGATCGCTGGTCTTTGTCGTGCAGTTAACGGCGACATCGACCGTTGCTGGGAGGCCATCAAGGATGCCAAGCATCCGCGTATTCACGTCTTCCTGGCCACCAGCGAAATCCACATGAAGCACAAGCTGGGCAAGACCGCCGACGAAGTTATCGTCATGATCGACAAGGCTGTGCGTCACGCCTGCCAGTACACCAAGAACGTGGAGTTCTCCGCAGAAGACGCTTCGCGCTCGGACTGGGATTTTCTGGTCAAGGTCTGCGAGACCGCCATCGAGGCCGGTGCCTGTGTGGTCAACATCCCGGACACCGTTGGCTACACCCAGCCCTTTGAGTATTATGAATTGATCAAATACCTCATGGACAACGTGAAGAACGTGGACAAGGCCATAATTTCCGTCCACTGCCACAACGACCTGGGATCGGCCGTGGCCAACTCTCTGGCCGCCGTCCGCGCGGGCGCCCGTCAGGTGGAGTGCACCGTGCTCGGCATCGGCGAACGCGCCGGTAACGCCGCTCTTGAAGACCTGGTCATGGCGTTGAATACCCGCAAGGAACTGTACGGCGTCGAGACCGGCATTGTTACCGAGCAGATCTTCCCGTCCTGCCGTCGCCTGTCCCAGATCATCGGTATGCCCATCCCGCCCAACAAGGCCATTGTCGGGGCCAACGCCTTTGCCCATGAGTCCGGCGTGCACCAGGACGGCGTGCTCAAGAACCGGCTGACCTACGAGATCATGACTCCGGCCTCCATCGGCCTGACCAACAACGAGATCGTCATCGGCAAGCACTCCGGCTCTCACGCCGTGCGCAAAAAGGCCGAGGAGTTGGGCTACAGCCTGGATGACGAGCAGGTCAACGTGCTTTTCAAGGCGGTCAAGGATCTGGCCGACAAGAAGGAGCAGGTCTTCGACGAGGACGTGGAGGCGCTCATTCTTGAGTCTGTCTACCGCCGCAAGGACCGTTTCCGGTTGGTGGACATGTCCGTGTTTTCCGGTACCGGCGACGTACCGCCCCATGCCGCCACGGTCATGGAGTTTGGCGCGGAAGGCGAGGCCGAGATCAAGCGCACCAGCAATTTCGGTGAAGGTTCCGTTGACGCCGTGTTCCAGTCCATCTACTCATTGGTGGGCGTATCCCCGAAACTCGAAAGCTATACGGTCAACGCCGTGACCGAAGGTTCCGACGCCCTGGCCGGTGTCGCCGTGCGCATCGAGCATGGCGGCGTCAAGGCCGTGGGTCGTGCCAACGACGGCGATGTGGTCAAGGCCAGCGCCTTGGCCATGGTCAATGCATTGAACCGCTTGGAAAAAGCGAAAGAGGAGAAATAG
- the pssA gene encoding CDP-diacylglycerol--serine O-phosphatidyltransferase, with the protein MVEKKLPRHKSVYLLPNLLTTASLFVGFLGLTWAIQGDITSCALCILASCVFDGLDGKVARITNTQSEFGVQLDSLADLVAFGVVPAVMSYLWLLHDFGRLGLMAAFLFMACGALRLARFNVQAATTSKKHFVGLPIPAAACTLATLVLFTDYVPNEYLHSIISVGTLVLVYVLSFFMVSTIRFYSFKEISAFKAHPFSWMVTAILIFSLIASRPKVLGFVFFLGYLISGPLYTLFLLSRRGKRLLRDSSKKELN; encoded by the coding sequence ATGGTTGAAAAAAAATTGCCGCGCCATAAAAGTGTCTACCTTCTGCCGAACCTGCTGACTACGGCCAGCTTGTTTGTCGGCTTTCTGGGATTGACCTGGGCAATCCAGGGGGACATCACCTCCTGCGCCCTGTGCATCCTGGCGAGCTGCGTGTTCGACGGTCTGGACGGCAAGGTGGCGCGGATTACCAACACGCAGAGCGAATTCGGCGTCCAGCTCGACTCCCTGGCCGATCTGGTCGCCTTCGGCGTGGTCCCGGCGGTCATGTCCTATCTCTGGTTGCTGCACGACTTCGGTCGTCTGGGCCTGATGGCCGCCTTCCTGTTCATGGCCTGCGGGGCCTTGCGCCTCGCCCGGTTCAATGTCCAGGCGGCGACTACTTCCAAGAAGCATTTCGTGGGCCTGCCCATCCCTGCGGCGGCCTGCACCCTGGCCACCCTGGTGCTCTTTACGGACTACGTGCCGAATGAGTACCTGCACTCCATTATTTCTGTGGGGACGTTGGTCCTGGTCTACGTGTTGTCCTTCTTCATGGTCAGCACCATCCGCTTCTACTCCTTCAAGGAAATCAGCGCGTTCAAAGCCCATCCCTTCAGCTGGATGGTGACCGCGATTCTGATCTTCTCTCTCATTGCGTCCCGGCCCAAGGTGCTCGGGTTCGTCTTCTTCCTGGGCTACCTCATTTCCGGCCCGCTCTACACCCTTTTTCTACTATCCCGCAGAGGCAAACGACTACTACGGGACAGCTCCAAGAAAGAGCTAAACTAG
- a CDS encoding phosphatidylserine decarboxylase family protein, whose protein sequence is MLKPSVGVALEGLPYIVIAAFTTLIFAIIGCWPVAVLGLIATAFIGHFFRDPERVGPEDAEAVSAPADGKVIKVGRAVDPMTGDSRQYIAIFMNVFNVHVNRMPVSGKVEAIRYIPGKFFNASFDKASEDNERNIVVITGKGNQRFTMVQIAGLIARRIVCWAEPGDKLKRGERYGLIKFGSRVDLYIPDGYVPTVSVGQKTVAGETVLAEKRSA, encoded by the coding sequence ATGTTGAAACCGTCCGTCGGCGTTGCCCTGGAAGGGCTGCCCTATATCGTTATCGCGGCATTCACCACATTGATTTTCGCCATTATCGGCTGCTGGCCCGTAGCCGTGCTCGGCCTCATCGCCACCGCCTTTATCGGGCATTTCTTCCGCGACCCCGAGCGGGTCGGTCCGGAGGACGCCGAGGCCGTTTCCGCCCCTGCGGACGGCAAGGTCATCAAGGTCGGCCGGGCCGTGGACCCCATGACCGGTGATTCCCGTCAGTACATCGCCATCTTCATGAACGTCTTCAACGTGCACGTGAACCGCATGCCGGTGAGCGGCAAGGTCGAGGCCATCCGCTACATCCCCGGCAAGTTCTTCAACGCCTCCTTCGACAAGGCCAGCGAGGACAACGAGCGAAATATCGTGGTCATCACCGGCAAGGGCAACCAGCGCTTCACCATGGTCCAGATCGCGGGGCTCATCGCCCGGCGCATCGTCTGCTGGGCCGAACCGGGCGACAAACTCAAGCGCGGTGAGCGGTATGGTCTGATTAAGTTCGGTTCAAGAGTTGACCTTTACATTCCGGATGGCTATGTACCAACTGTCAGCGTCGGTCAGAAGACCGTCGCCGGCGAAACGGTCCTGGCGGAGAAACGTTCCGCCTAA
- a CDS encoding metal-dependent hydrolase, translated as MDPVTHLSSGIMGGLAARRWFPESKFLVPACMLAAWIPDVDIFFGDGPEFNLLYHRGISTSFFGTLFLALILAGIYKLVSRRTPLVKIAVLFYALSLTHVWLDLITTYGTQILAPFSNHRFALDGAFIIDPILTLTALALILAAWLNKKRRHTLALIGMAWFFVYPLLNMGMGAVLQNVYAQKLDAEGIAYDHVHVTPDALSPRFWKVVVTTGPDYLLDTMDLFGDLAPDAPLRFKRADKAFLRKLGEQQSMFSTYAWFTKWPYVEETTTSEGPLYVFHDLRFTSTNPVMTWFQGNRRQPFTLTAQLDQTGRLTKWSFEGGVSSRADAEGLLQ; from the coding sequence ATGGACCCGGTAACGCACCTCTCCTCGGGAATCATGGGCGGCCTGGCAGCACGCAGGTGGTTTCCCGAATCGAAATTTCTCGTGCCAGCATGCATGCTCGCGGCCTGGATTCCGGACGTGGACATCTTCTTCGGCGACGGCCCGGAGTTCAACCTGCTCTACCACCGTGGCATCAGCACATCCTTTTTCGGCACGCTCTTTCTGGCCCTGATCCTGGCCGGGATATACAAACTCGTTTCCCGCCGCACGCCCTTGGTCAAAATCGCGGTCCTGTTCTATGCGCTTTCCCTGACCCACGTCTGGCTGGACCTGATCACCACCTACGGCACCCAGATTCTGGCCCCGTTCTCGAACCACCGCTTCGCCCTGGACGGGGCCTTCATCATCGACCCGATACTCACCCTGACGGCTCTGGCTCTCATTCTCGCCGCCTGGCTGAACAAGAAACGTCGACACACGCTGGCTCTCATCGGCATGGCCTGGTTTTTCGTCTATCCCCTCCTCAACATGGGCATGGGGGCGGTCCTCCAAAACGTCTACGCCCAAAAGCTCGACGCCGAGGGGATCGCCTATGACCACGTTCATGTAACCCCTGACGCCCTGTCGCCCCGGTTCTGGAAGGTGGTCGTCACAACCGGTCCGGACTACCTTCTGGATACCATGGATCTCTTCGGCGACCTTGCCCCCGACGCGCCCCTGCGCTTCAAACGGGCGGACAAAGCCTTTCTGCGCAAGCTCGGCGAACAGCAGTCCATGTTCTCTACCTATGCCTGGTTCACCAAGTGGCCCTATGTTGAGGAAACCACCACATCCGAAGGTCCTCTCTACGTCTTTCACGACCTGCGCTTCACCTCCACCAATCCGGTCATGACCTGGTTTCAGGGCAACAGGCGACAGCCTTTCACCCTGACGGCGCAACTCGACCAAACAGGCCGTCTCACGAAATGGTCTTTCGAGGGCGGCGTCAGCTCCCGAGCCGACGCTGAAGGCCTGCTTCAGTGA
- a CDS encoding DMT family transporter, protein MTWFILSIGAAFFMASNAALMKRFFSDLSPWEMSIIPYFYALPLMVLALPVIGIPPIGPRFLSTLAWVLPLLMISIILHYRAIRMSPLSLTLPFLSFTPVFVLFTGGLILDETLTTQGIVGMLLVVLGGYVLNLDATRYGYLGPIKAIWKEPGSALMLVVAFIYGLTSVGGKVMILDSSPLFAAVTIFILYGLILTAILLLTGKASFKNITRNHQLGALAGLIVFAEMVCHNMAMSLVAAAYMITIKRTTGVFSVLYGWFLFHETGIRYRLLGTAIMTVGAAVIALWG, encoded by the coding sequence GTGACCTGGTTCATACTCTCCATTGGCGCGGCCTTTTTCATGGCCTCCAATGCCGCTTTGATGAAGCGGTTCTTCTCTGATCTTTCGCCCTGGGAAATGAGCATCATTCCCTATTTCTATGCTCTGCCGCTCATGGTCCTGGCCTTGCCCGTTATCGGCATCCCGCCCATCGGCCCGCGATTTCTTTCGACCCTGGCCTGGGTTTTGCCCCTGCTCATGATTTCCATCATCCTGCACTACAGAGCCATCCGCATGTCGCCCCTGTCCCTGACCCTGCCCTTTCTGAGCTTCACCCCGGTCTTCGTCCTGTTTACCGGCGGACTCATCCTGGATGAAACCCTCACGACACAGGGCATTGTAGGCATGCTTCTGGTGGTCCTTGGCGGGTATGTACTCAACCTCGATGCCACCCGCTACGGCTACCTCGGGCCCATCAAGGCCATCTGGAAGGAACCCGGCTCGGCCTTGATGCTCGTCGTCGCGTTCATCTACGGGCTGACCTCCGTGGGCGGCAAGGTCATGATCCTGGATTCCTCGCCCCTGTTCGCGGCCGTGACCATTTTTATTCTTTACGGCCTGATCCTGACCGCCATCCTGCTTCTGACCGGCAAGGCATCCTTCAAAAACATCACCCGCAACCACCAACTCGGCGCTCTTGCCGGACTGATCGTTTTTGCCGAAATGGTCTGCCACAACATGGCCATGAGTCTGGTGGCCGCGGCCTACATGATCACCATCAAGCGCACCACGGGCGTCTTCTCCGTACTCTACGGCTGGTTCCTGTTCCACGAAACCGGCATCCGCTACCGCCTGCTCGGCACCGCCATCATGACCGTTGGCGCCGCCGTCATCGCTCTTTGGGGGTAA